The Desulfuromonas sp. genome includes the window CTTGGAGACCAGAATGATGACCACGCAGGCGATAAAACCGAACAGGGCATAGAAGCCGGGAAGCGCCTCTACCGATGAGAACAGTGTATGCTTATGCATGAAGAAATCAGGCACCACCAGCAGGACCAGAACGATGTAGAAACCGATCTTGAGGCGCTTGATATTCTGCGGATGATCGAACCAGTCGAATTCTTTTTTGTTCTTCATGACACAATCCCGAGAGCCAGCTTGGCCAGACGCAGCAACGGCTCATGATAAAAGAACAGGACCAGCGATCCGCCGGCGGTCAGGCAGATCGGCAGCAGACAGAGAATCGGCGCCTCCTTGATGCCGACGACGGCATCGGCCGGTGGCGCGGCAAAAAAGGCCCGGTAAACGATTGGCAGAAAATAGGCGGCGTTCAGCAGCGAGCTGACCAGCAGGACTGCCAGCAGGATCAGCTGACCGCCATCGACGGCGCCGAGGACCAGATTCCACTTGCTGATAAAACCACCGAGGGGCGGTAGTCCAATGATGCTGAGCGCCCCGAGCAAAAAGGCGGTGAAGGTGATCGGCATCTGCTTGCCGAGCCCGTCCATCTGGCTGATATATTTCTTGCCGGCAGCAACGTAAATGGCGCCGGCGCAGAAGAACAGGGTGATCTTGCCGAAGGCGTGCATGCCGATGTGCAGTATGCCGCCGGTCATACCGACCGCCGAGATCATACCGGCACCGAGCACCATGTAGGAGAGCTGGCCGATGGTCGAGTAGGCGAGACGCCGTTTCAGATTGTCCTGGGTCAGGGCGATCAGCGAAGCGACCAGCAGGGTTACCGACGCCAGGGTCGTGACGATCCAGCCGATATCGGCCTGTGCCAGCTGCCCCGGACCGATGATATGGAAGATGATGCGCAGGATCGCAAAGACCCCGGCCTTGACCACCGCCACACCATGCAGGAACGAGCTGACCGGAGTTGGCGCCACCATTGCCGCCGGCAGCCAGCCGTGGAACGGCATGATCCCGGCCTTGGCAAAACCGAACAGGAACAGCACCAGCAACAGGCCGAGGGTACTGGCGGAGGCCTTGTCGGCGAGCACGCCGCCGACGGTGAAGTCGAGGGTTCCGGTCAGGGCGTAGACAATCAGCATCGCCGGCAGGGCGAGACCGATCGAGGTGCCGAGGATGTAGGTGAGATATTTGCGGCCGGACGATTTCGCCTCGGCATTCTGTTCATGGGTGACCAGTGGATAGGTCGACAACGAAAGCATCTCATAGAAGAGATACATGGTCAGCAGGTTGGCGGCGAAGGCGACGCCGATAGTTGCCGAGATCGCCACCGCGAACGAAGCGAAGTAGCGGGTCTGGGCATGCTCCTCGAGGGCCCGCATGTAGCCGATCGAATAGATCGAGGTCAACAGCCAGAGGAACGAGGCGATCAGGGCGAAAAAGATCCCGAATGCGTCAACCTTGAACTGGATCGGCACACCCGGCACCACTTCGGCGAGGGTAAAGACATAACCGCCGCCGGCGAGGACGCCCGGCAACAGCGAGACGACAATCGAGACCTTGATCACGGCCGCCAGCAGGGTCCAGAATTCACGCAGGTTCGGCTGCTTGTCCGACAGCATAATCGGCACCGCCGCCAGCAGCGAAACCAGCACGGCAATCAGCGGCCATATGGATGTGGTCAGGTCCATGGTTCAGTCAACATTCCTATCCGAAGAAGCTGGCAGGAATCGCCAGTTTGATCAGGTTTTCGACCAGGGGCCCGCTGCTCAGGCCAACGACGATCAAGGCAATCGCCGTCAGCAGCAGGGGGGACAAAATCATCGCCGGTGCTTCATTCCGCTCAATATGCACGTGGTCGTGGCTGTCGCCACCCTTGCCGAAATAAGCATATTCGATAATGCGGAAAAAGAGGACGGCATTAACCAGCGAGCTGAAAATAAGAGCGATCACATAAATCCACTGGCCGGCTTCAATGCCGCCGAGAAGCAGGTACCACTTACTAAAAAAACCGCAGGTCGGCGGTACACCGATCATGGCGAAGGCACCGACGGTAAACGCCGCCATGGTCAGTGGCATTTTCTGATAGAGGTTGGTCAGGTTCTCGAATTTCAGGCTGCCGGTCCGCCAGGCGATGGCGAGCGCCGCCAGGAAAAGGCAGAGGGTCATCAGCGCATCGTTGACGATATGCAGAACCGTTCCGGTCATGCCCTGTTCGTTGACCAGCCAGGCGCCACCGACCATATAACCGACCTCGGCGATGATGATATAGGTCAGCATCTTCTTCAGGTCGCGCTGGCCGAGAGCCAGGGCCGAAGCCGAAATGATCCCGATGGCCGCCGCCCAGACGATCACCGATTGCAGATCGGTTTCGTACATGGCAAAGCCGGGCGCGATAAACGAGAACATCAGGCGCAGCATCAGGTAGACCGTGACCTTGGTCATCAATGGCGCGATCATCACCCCGGCGCCGTTCGGCGCCTGCGAGTAGGCCATCGGCAGCCAGCCGTGCAGCGGGAAAAAGGCCATCTTGATCCAGAGCCCGATCAGGACAAAAGCGAGCGCCGTGCCAAGGGCGAAGGAGCCTTGCAGCGCCGGCAGGAATTGGGCGATATCGGCCATGTTCAGGGTGCCGGTCAGCAGGTAAAGATAACCGACCCCGAGCAGGTAGAAGGAGGCGCCGATCGACCCCATGATGATGTAATTGAAACTCGACAGTGGCGCCCGCCCCCGCCCCATGGCGATCAGGCCATAAGTGGTGATCGAGGTAATTTCGAGCAGCACGTAGAGGTTGAAGGCATCGGCGGTCAGAACCAGTCCCATCATGCCGGCGACCAGAATCAGGTAAAGGATAAAGAAGAGGTGTTGACGATCGGCGAGTTCCCGGTTCACCCACGGCAGGGCGGCGCAGGAAGCGACCAGGGCGACCACGGCGATCAGCAGCAGCATCATCCAGGAGAGCGGATCGATCAGCAGCTCGATACCCCATGGCGGCAGCCAGGCACCGACGGTGTAGCTGATTGGCCCGATTGCAAGAACCCGATTGAGTACAACCACCGCCAGAATGGACGATACCGTCAACGAGCCGAGAACGCAGGACGCCATAACGGCCCTGTTTTTGCGGCCGAAGATCCCGATAAAGAACGAGGTCAGGAGCGGCGCCGCCAGTATGTACATGTGCAGATTCGAATTCATCCGCCTTGTTCCTCGATCTTCTGCAGAATCTCATCTTCTTCGAGCGTACCGTACTTGCGATAGATCCGGATCATTACCGCCAGGGCAACGCCGGTGACGCTGACGCCGACGACGATGGCGGTCAGCATCAGAACATGCGGCAACGGGTTGACAATGGTGTTGACATCGACGCCATGCTTGATGACTTCGTACTTGTTGAGAATCGGAATTTTGCCGCCCGCCTTGGCCCCGGTCGAAACAAAAAAGAGAATAATCGCTGTCTGGAAGATATTCATGCCGATCAGCTTCTTGACCAGGTTGCGTTTGCCGATCATCGCGTAAAAGCCGATCATCATCAGGACAACATAGATCCAGTAGTTGTATTTCGCCACGATTTCAGCGGTCAGATGCTCCATCTACAGCCCCTCATCCATTTTACCGGCCGAAGCCATGTCCCAGTAGATCGAAACCATGATCATCATGACCCCCATGCCGACGCCGACCTCGACCAGGAAGATCCCGAGAGAGCGCCACTCGACCGGATCGAGCGGAATGACACCGGCCAGGGCCGAGTAGTCGAGGAACATCCCGCCAACAAAGGCGCAGAGCGCTGCGACTCCGGTAAAGATCAGGGCGCCGATGTTGGCCAGAACGATGTTGCTCCCCTCGCTCAGATACTCCTTGCTGAACGGCAGTCCGTAAGCGAGTCCGAGCAGGATCACCGAGGCGCCGAGAACGACGCCGCCCTGAAAACCGCCGCCGGGGCTGTAGTGCCCGTGGACGATGACGTACAGGCCATAGAGCTGAATAAACGGCACCATCAGACGGATCGCCGTTTCGATAATGATATCGCGCTGCGGAATCTGGTTGCGGGCTGAGTCGTAATCGATTCTCATGACTCATCCTCCTCGTCGTCGCGGCGCCGCAAAACAGCCATCACCGCGGTTCCGGCGCAGTAAATAACGACGAGCTCGAACATCGTGTCGTAGCCACGGTAATCACCGAGCACGGCGGTAACCAGATTCGGAACGTGCGTCTTCTCGACCGCCTCTTCAATATAGCCGACCGAAACATGCTGGTTGGGTGGTGAATCGACACTCCCCCATTCGGCAAAGTCGGCGGTACTGTAAAGCAGCAGGGCGCCGGTGACAAATGTCGCTACCAGGGCAAGAGCTTTCAATCCTTGCTCCTCCTTGTTGTCCGGAAAATCGCGGCGATAAAGAATATCGTACTGACGCCGGCGCCGACCGTCGCCTCGGTAAAGGCGACATCAACCGCTCCCATCTCGGCCCAGAGTAGACACATCAGGAAGCTGTAGGCACTGAAGATGATGGTCGCTGAAAGCAGATCTTTCACCTGGATCGCGGCGACGGCGCAGAAGACCACCAGGGTCAGAACCATGAGATCGAGCTGCCAGATCATGTGCGCACCTCTTTCTTCTTCTCCCACGGCTTGACCCCGACCAGCAGGGCCGCCTTGGTGATGGCGTGGGTTGCCGTCGGGCTGGCGATGAAGACAAAAACAATGATCGCCAGAACCTTGCAGCTGACCAGGATATGGCCAAACGTAAAATCGTGAAGATTATAGAGAGCAATCCCGGAGAGCGTCAGGATTGCCGCCAGGGTATCGCATTTGCCGGCCGCGTGCAGGCGGGCATAGAAATCGGGAAAGCGCAGAACACCGATCGTGCCGATAGCGAAAAAGAAGACGCCGCCGATCAGCAGGGCGGAAACAATCCAGTTCATATCAGTTCGCCTCCTCGGCGACTTCGTCTTCCATGAAGACCCGGTTGCTACGCCGGAAATACTTGCAGGCGCCAAGCGTCGCAATAAAGTTCAGCAACGCGTAGGCCAGGGCAATATCGACGAACATCGACATGTCTTCATAGATCAGACCGATCAGCAACAGGATGACCGTGGTCTTTGAGCCGATCATGTTGACCCCGACGATCCGGTCGAGCACGGTCGGGCCACCGATAACCCGCACCAGGGTCAGAACCATCAGCAGCACCAGCGAGGCACTGACAAACAGGAACATCGAACTCATTTCAGCACCTCCGGCTCGAGAGCGCGGGCAACCCGGCGCTCCATCTCGCCCGGCAGGCTCTCGGCGGCCGCGCCGGTCAGGGCATAAACGGTCATTTCATCTTCGTTAACGCTTACGGTGATAGTGCCCGGCGTCAGGGTGATCGACTGGGCAAAAGTAACCCTGGCAAACTGGGTTTTGAGTTTTGTTTTGAAGTGGATCAACTGCGGATCCATTTTCTTTTTCATCTGCGGATGCAGGACCAGATATGCAACCTGGAGGCTTGAGACCGTAATCTCCCAGAACAACCATGGCTGGTAAAGGATCAGGCCGATAGCCTGACGGAGATTGAGCCCGACCTTGCGCTCATGGAACAGCAGATGACTCGAAAACTGGGCAATCAAAAGACAACAGACCACTCCGAGAGAAAGATGGAACGGGTCGAACATCCCCGACAGCATCACCCAGAATGCGAGCATGATAAAGAATGTAAGAACTTTGGCCTGCATAGGTCTATTTCAGTCGGTCCGGCGGACACCCGGAAAGGGAGTGCCTCTCCTGTGAGTCATTAAATTCAACGTTTTGCACATAAGCAAGCGTCCATTTTTTAACACGGTTTGAACAATGTGGTCAAGCAATTCTGGGTCGGACTTCCGCCAAAGACAGGACCCTCCCTTGCAAACAGTCCCAACTCCTGTCATCATGAAGGCGAGCGGTTATCTTGAACAATAAAGAACGTTGTTTTACAGGAGAATGGTATGCAGGATAAAGTCACAGTCGCAGCCCTACAATTCAATATTAAACTCGGAATTATTGAAAATAATCTGGAGCAGGCGATCAACGGTCTGCGTCATGTCAGTGAACAGGGGGCCCGCCTCGCGGTGCTGCCGGAGATGTGGAGCACCGGGTACGATTACCGGCGCCTGGCCGAGCATGCCGCCGAAACCCCGCGGGTCCTCGATACCCTGTGCAAACTCTCGGATGAGCTCAACCTGGTCATCGTCGGCTCCCTGCCGGAGCAGGTCGGCGACAAGATCTACAATACGGCAACCGTCATCGATGGCGGCAAGGTCAAGGGGAGTTATCGAAAGCTTCACATGTTTTCAACGATGGGGGAAGACCGCTTCCTTGAACCGGGAGACAAGACTCTGGTGATCCCGACCTCGATCGGTCGGATCGGAGTTGCCATCTGCTACGATCTCCGTTTTCCGGAGCTGTTCCGCAAGATGGCCCTGGAGGGAGCCGAAATCATCTGTGTTCCGGCCGAATGGCCGTTTCCGCGCCAGGAGCACTGGCGCACCCTGCTCCGGGCCCGGGCGATCGAAAACCAGCTGTTCGTCGTCGCCGCCAACTGCTGCGGCCAGCAGGGCAAGCTTGAATTCTGCGGCATGAGCCTGATCCTCTCGGCCCGTGGCGAGATCCTCGCCGAAAAAGATGAGTGCAATACCGAGATCATTGCGACCATCGAACAGGACGAGATGGTCGCCTACCGCAAGCAGATCCAGTGCTACACCGACCGCCGGGGAGAGATTTACGGAACGTTGCCGTAAACCGAACACGGGCAAAAACACATAAAAAAGGGAGCGGAAATGAATTCCGCTCCCTTTTCCGTTTTCTGTCTCTTCAGGTTATTCCATACCACTCAAACCGATTATCGATTCTATCTACTCTTCGAGGCGTTCGGCGTCCTTGCGGAACTGTGGCGGGATATCTTCCATGCTGTTGGCAAACTGGAGTTGCCCGTTTTCGTCGGCATAAAGGTAGCGTGGTTCCGGCGTAGCGGCTGCCGCTGGCGCCGCTGCCGGCTGTTTATCAGAAATCACCTGTTCGACGGTTGTTGGTTCGGACGAGACGACCAGTCCGATCAGACGCTGGCGGAAATCGAGATAGAACTCCTGGGCGGCCTGCGTACCACCGGTCCTGAATTCGACCCGCAGCATGAACTGATCAAACGCCAGAAGCACGCAAAAAAAGATGATGACCCAGAAGATCGCCTTGGATGACTTGCTCATGGTTGATGATTCTCGGTGTTCAGCAAAAAAAATGCAACAGGGAAAACGAAAAAAGGGGCCAGGCCCCTTTTCCGAGAGAGCGCTGGCGATAAACTACGGATGGTGACTTGCCGCGAACAGAAGGCGATGAAGTGTCCGCGAGAGTTCCTGGTTATCTTCGCCTTTACCGTACATCTCTGTCAGGTTCGAAAAAACCCCCATGTAGTGATTGACCAGGCGTGGTTTATCGGTCGCCAGGTTGAAGACCAGATCTTCCTGGTCGCGCTGAATGAGCCGTGCATGTTCCTTGGCATGATCGAGCTCGAGAGAGCCCCCTTCGTACCAGAGGCGCGTCATCTTGTGGTTCTTGCCCAGCGTCCAGTTGGTGTCGACAATACCGAACCCTGACTGCTCATCAACATTCAGTCGATAGATCCCCAGACCCTGGACTTCACTGCAGGACAAGCCCTGTATCGTTGTCATCCGGCCGTCGACCAGCTCCAGATTAGCCGGGTCCATCAGTCGGGCCAGGATACTCAAGCTGCTGATGCCGCCATCGATCCAGGCTCCGGCCTTGCCGACAGCGCCGAGGGTCAGTTCGCCATTGAGATAATACAGATCGGAAAAGCAGGATTCAAAACCGAGGAGCCGCCCGACATCGAAGTTCCGCTCTTCGCGCTGCAGGACCCACCATTCAACTTCCCGGCCATAGGAGGCATGGAAAGCGGTGTAAAGGGGCAGCTTCCTGGTTTCGGCGGCGGTGCGCAGGGCATCCTCCTGCTCCGGACTGATACAGAGCGGCTTTTCGACAATCGCCACCCGATCCGCTTCAATCACTTTCATAACGACTTCAAAATGGGACTGGGTCGGTGTTGAAACCAGAAAAGCATCGGCCTTGGATCGGCTCAACATCTGCTCGAGATCTTCATAAAAATCGACACTCCCCGGCAGTTCCTCGGCCCGGGCCGGATTCAGGTCATGGGCATCGGTCAGGCTGATTCCCCTGGTATGTGAAATTGCCTGCATCTGGTAGTTGGCAATCTTGCCGATGCCGATAAGTCCGATTTTCATAGTACCCTCCCGTCGACTACTTGACATTTACGTCCGGCCGAGCTAACGGCCACAGAACATGAAAAGCTTTTAAAAGAGTATACAATTTTATGGAAATTGCCTATATTAATTTTTCCTTCTGCCGCAAACCGGTCAGATGAATTTGCAGCAAATATGTTCTCAGCGAAATAATCAAAGGGGATTGTGCCATGGGAATATTCAAACGCAAAACCGGTCAGCCAAACTCGGCAACGTCGGAACTGCAGAAGCAGGGGTCCGAACCGATCATTCTCAAACAATGCCTCTGTGCCGACGGCCACAACCTGATCTCCGGGCAGGCGACCTTCTCGGGCCACCCCGGCATCACTCTCAAGTTGCACAATGACCGCCAGGAAGGCCTGCTCTCGCTGAGCCCGATCATCGGCGACAAGGATCGTTCCTTTTTCGGAAACGACTGGATGGAGGGAGAAATCGTCAAAATCGGGTGCCCGACCTGCTCGGAGCCGCTGCCCGTTTACAACGAATGCTTCTGCGGCGCCGATCTGGTCGCCATGTTTACCACGAGTAAAAGCGACTTTGCCAACTGCATCGGCATCTGCCAGCGGATCGGCTGTACCCATGCCGAGATCATCAGCAATCACGACCTGCGGGTTATCAGTCGAAGCGGCGCTTTTGACAAAGGGACCGATCTCTACGGGCGCGTTTAAACTCCATCACACCCTCAGTATAAGCGCAAAGCGGGCTGGCCAAAAAGGCCAGCCCGCTTTTTTGTAGCTCATCGCAGATTTTAGTGAATATAAAATTTGACTCCCCCTTTCGGCAAGTTCAGGACAGGCAAAAACCGTCAGGAGCACGCCGTTCGATTCCGCCGGTCTTGATTGATTGAACAGGGAGACTGCTAGTGGGGGACACTTCCCGAAGTTCAGGGACGTGTCCCCCTGAAGACTGAAAACAGGAAGAACCGCCGGGTCCCGGCCCGGTAGCCGGGTTCATTTCTTTATTGAGCGATAAAGAAACGAACCAAAGAAACCGCTCCCTTGCAGGGGGCTTTTTCGTGCGGTCTGGATTGTTTCTGTTCAATTGTGTTGCCGGGGAGTTTGCCTTGAGGCAAACGCAGTCCGTCTCCGTGGCGGTTGCGGTTGGGCTACGGTTCAGTGAACGCGCGAGCGGCAGCGAACTCAAGAGCAACGGGGGTGAGTCAAAAGCTTCAATGGATTACTCCTTCGTCTACTTCAGCGAGCTCAGTACAAGACAACTCAGAAGAGGCGATCGGAGTCGAAAAACTGACGGGGTGAGTCAAAGGCTTTGCTTTTTAAAGTATTGAGATTTGTTCCTGATTCTCTCTGCCAACTTACAGCTTAAAACTTACAGCTGTCTTTTTTTTGCTTCTCTTATTTTTGTTTGTTCGAAAACCGTCTTAATCGTCCTCTCTATCTGCAGTCGCTCCGGACTGTCTCTTCTTGTGCCGGAGCTGTTGAATCACCGGACCGGTGACGCAGCGAGAGCATTCACCCTGCAGGGTTGAATGGGTAATATGATAGTCGTGATCAAGCATCTGCTCAATTTCACCGATAATATCTCCCTGACGCAACCGATAATCGGGAAGAATATCGATATGCGCCGACAGGGCTGTGATATGCGAACAGATCGACCAGACGTGAACATGATGGACATCATTAACCCCGTCGACCGAACACATCCGTTCGACAACCTCATTCACCGAAATGCCGCGCGGTACTCCCTCGAGCAGGATATGCGAGGCTTCTCGAATAATCCGGAATGATCCCCAGCCGATAATCAGGGCGATCACCCCCGAGATAATGGCATCGACGACAAACCAGCCGGTGTAGAGCATGATCACCCCGCCGATAATCACCCCGACCGAAGCGATGGCATCGCCAATGACATGCAGAAAGGCGCTGCGGACGTTGAGGTCATCATGCGAATGACCGTGTAAACGGGTCGCCGCCACCAGGTTGGCGATCAGCCCGATCACGGCAATGACAAACATCTCCTTGCTCTTGACCGCCTCCGGGTGGGCAAAGCGACCCCACGCCTCGTGCAGGATGCCGCCGGCGATAAAGAGCAGGGTGCTGCCGTTGATCAGCGAGGCAAAAACCTCGGCCCGGTGCCAGCCGTAGGTTCTTTCATCGTCGGCCGGGCGGTTGGCGAGGTAAATTGCCATCAGCGACAACACCAGGGCGAACAGATCCATGAAAACATGGGCGGCATCGGAGAGCAGGGCCAGCGAGTTGGTCCACCAGCCACCGATCGCCTCGGCCAGCAGGGTGACTGTGGTCAGTACGATCGCAAAGATAAAGCCGCGGGTAATGCCGCGGTCGATATCGGGCTGGTGATCGTGACCGTGTTGATGGTCGTGGGAATGAGTGTCGGCCATAAAACATCCTTTTTCAGGCAGTTGATTTCAATATTAGACCGAACCAGTCATCAAATCAAATACAGCCGGTAAAAGAGTCGTGATTTTTTATCAGCCCTGTGATAAGTTCTGGACGATTTTACAAGGAGAAGACGATGTCCGATACGATTTTTGATGTCATAATTATTGGTGGCGGACCGGCCGGACTGACCGCCGGTCTCTACACGTCACGCGCCAAGTTGAAAACCCTGCTGTTCGAACGGATGATTATGGGTGGCCAGGTGATGACGACGACCAAGGTCGAGAACTACCCCGGTTTCCCCGGCGGCATCGACGGCCCCGAATTGATGATGCGCTTTCAGGAGCACTGCCAGGAATTCGGCCTCGAGGTTAAAACCGGCGAAGCCGAGGCGCTGGTCGAGAACGACGGGATCAAGACCCTGACCGTCGACGGCGAAGACTATCAGGCCCGGTCAATTATAATCACCACCGGCGCCGAGCCGAGCAAGCTCGGGGTTGAAGGTGAAGCTTCATTTGTCGGTCGCGGGGTCTCCTATTGTGCAACCTGCGATGGTGCTTTCTTTCGCGATGTCGAGGTAGCAATTATCGGCGGCGGCGACACCGCGGCGGAAGAGGCGCTCTTCCTGACCCGCTTCGCCAGCAAGGTCTACCTGATCCACCGTCGCGACGAACTGCGTGCCACCAAAATCCTACAGGATCGCATCCATGCCAACGAGAAAATCGAGGTACTCTGGGATACCGTTGTCGCCAGGGTCGATGGCGATAACTCCGGTATGACCTCGATCGCCCTGAATAATGTCAAAACCGGGGAAGAGCGCGATCTGCCTCTGGCCGGCATGTTCGTCGCTATCGGCGTCACCCCGAAGGCGCATTTTCTGACCGAAATTCTCGAGCTTGATGATGACGGCTACATCCTGACCGACGCCGAGTGCCGAACCTCGATGCCGGGCGTCTTTGCCGCCGGCGATGTCCGCAAGAAGATTCTCAAGCAGATCGCCACCGCGGTCGGCGATGGTGCCGTCGCGG containing:
- a CDS encoding cation:proton antiporter (subunit D of antiporter complex involved in resistance to high concentrations of Na+, K+, Li+ and/or alkali; contains an oxidoreductase domain; catalyzes the transfer of electrons from NADH to ubiquinone) — encoded protein: MDLTTSIWPLIAVLVSLLAAVPIMLSDKQPNLREFWTLLAAVIKVSIVVSLLPGVLAGGGYVFTLAEVVPGVPIQFKVDAFGIFFALIASFLWLLTSIYSIGYMRALEEHAQTRYFASFAVAISATIGVAFAANLLTMYLFYEMLSLSTYPLVTHEQNAEAKSSGRKYLTYILGTSIGLALPAMLIVYALTGTLDFTVGGVLADKASASTLGLLLVLFLFGFAKAGIMPFHGWLPAAMVAPTPVSSFLHGVAVVKAGVFAILRIIFHIIGPGQLAQADIGWIVTTLASVTLLVASLIALTQDNLKRRLAYSTIGQLSYMVLGAGMISAVGMTGGILHIGMHAFGKITLFFCAGAIYVAAGKKYISQMDGLGKQMPITFTAFLLGALSIIGLPPLGGFISKWNLVLGAVDGGQLILLAVLLVSSLLNAAYFLPIVYRAFFAAPPADAVVGIKEAPILCLLPICLTAGGSLVLFFYHEPLLRLAKLALGIVS
- a CDS encoding proton-conducting membrane transporter — encoded protein: MNSNLHMYILAAPLLTSFFIGIFGRKNRAVMASCVLGSLTVSSILAVVVLNRVLAIGPISYTVGAWLPPWGIELLIDPLSWMMLLLIAVVALVASCAALPWVNRELADRQHLFFILYLILVAGMMGLVLTADAFNLYVLLEITSITTYGLIAMGRGRAPLSSFNYIIMGSIGASFYLLGVGYLYLLTGTLNMADIAQFLPALQGSFALGTALAFVLIGLWIKMAFFPLHGWLPMAYSQAPNGAGVMIAPLMTKVTVYLMLRLMFSFIAPGFAMYETDLQSVIVWAAAIGIISASALALGQRDLKKMLTYIIIAEVGYMVGGAWLVNEQGMTGTVLHIVNDALMTLCLFLAALAIAWRTGSLKFENLTNLYQKMPLTMAAFTVGAFAMIGVPPTCGFFSKWYLLLGGIEAGQWIYVIALIFSSLVNAVLFFRIIEYAYFGKGGDSHDHVHIERNEAPAMILSPLLLTAIALIVVGLSSGPLVENLIKLAIPASFFG
- a CDS encoding NADH-quinone oxidoreductase subunit J, which encodes MEHLTAEIVAKYNYWIYVVLMMIGFYAMIGKRNLVKKLIGMNIFQTAIILFFVSTGAKAGGKIPILNKYEVIKHGVDVNTIVNPLPHVLMLTAIVVGVSVTGVALAVMIRIYRKYGTLEEDEILQKIEEQGG
- a CDS encoding sodium:proton antiporter; amino-acid sequence: MRIDYDSARNQIPQRDIIIETAIRLMVPFIQLYGLYVIVHGHYSPGGGFQGGVVLGASVILLGLAYGLPFSKEYLSEGSNIVLANIGALIFTGVAALCAFVGGMFLDYSALAGVIPLDPVEWRSLGIFLVEVGVGMGVMMIMVSIYWDMASAGKMDEGL
- a CDS encoding cation:proton antiporter, which gives rise to MIWQLDLMVLTLVVFCAVAAIQVKDLLSATIIFSAYSFLMCLLWAEMGAVDVAFTEATVGAGVSTIFFIAAIFRTTRRSKD
- a CDS encoding sodium:proton antiporter, producing MNWIVSALLIGGVFFFAIGTIGVLRFPDFYARLHAAGKCDTLAAILTLSGIALYNLHDFTFGHILVSCKVLAIIVFVFIASPTATHAITKAALLVGVKPWEKKKEVRT
- a CDS encoding pH regulation protein F; its protein translation is MSSMFLFVSASLVLLMVLTLVRVIGGPTVLDRIVGVNMIGSKTTVILLLIGLIYEDMSMFVDIALAYALLNFIATLGACKYFRRSNRVFMEDEVAEEAN
- a CDS encoding protein MnhE; translated protein: MQAKVLTFFIMLAFWVMLSGMFDPFHLSLGVVCCLLIAQFSSHLLFHERKVGLNLRQAIGLILYQPWLFWEITVSSLQVAYLVLHPQMKKKMDPQLIHFKTKLKTQFARVTFAQSITLTPGTITVSVNEDEMTVYALTGAAAESLPGEMERRVARALEPEVLK
- a CDS encoding carbon-nitrogen family hydrolase, yielding MQDKVTVAALQFNIKLGIIENNLEQAINGLRHVSEQGARLAVLPEMWSTGYDYRRLAEHAAETPRVLDTLCKLSDELNLVIVGSLPEQVGDKIYNTATVIDGGKVKGSYRKLHMFSTMGEDRFLEPGDKTLVIPTSIGRIGVAICYDLRFPELFRKMALEGAEIICVPAEWPFPRQEHWRTLLRARAIENQLFVVAANCCGQQGKLEFCGMSLILSARGEILAEKDECNTEIIATIEQDEMVAYRKQIQCYTDRRGEIYGTLP
- a CDS encoding cation transporter; this encodes MADTHSHDHQHGHDHQPDIDRGITRGFIFAIVLTTVTLLAEAIGGWWTNSLALLSDAAHVFMDLFALVLSLMAIYLANRPADDERTYGWHRAEVFASLINGSTLLFIAGGILHEAWGRFAHPEAVKSKEMFVIAVIGLIANLVAATRLHGHSHDDLNVRSAFLHVIGDAIASVGVIIGGVIMLYTGWFVVDAIISGVIALIIGWGSFRIIREASHILLEGVPRGISVNEVVERMCSVDGVNDVHHVHVWSICSHITALSAHIDILPDYRLRQGDIIGEIEQMLDHDYHITHSTLQGECSRCVTGPVIQQLRHKKRQSGATADREDD
- the trxB gene encoding thioredoxin-disulfide reductase, giving the protein MSDTIFDVIIIGGGPAGLTAGLYTSRAKLKTLLFERMIMGGQVMTTTKVENYPGFPGGIDGPELMMRFQEHCQEFGLEVKTGEAEALVENDGIKTLTVDGEDYQARSIIITTGAEPSKLGVEGEASFVGRGVSYCATCDGAFFRDVEVAIIGGGDTAAEEALFLTRFASKVYLIHRRDELRATKILQDRIHANEKIEVLWDTVVARVDGDNSGMTSIALNNVKTGEERDLPLAGMFVAIGVTPKAHFLTEILELDDDGYILTDAECRTSMPGVFAAGDVRKKILKQIATAVGDGAVAAIMAEKYLDGFVE